CTAATCATTCGTATTGTGCTGGGTAAATAAGCTTTTGGTTCTGTGGTAGGGacccctaaaatattttttaaataaaattttcagtataatttcttttttcataaaagttaacCATTTAGGAAGGTGCCccattagaaaaattaaaaactttttttttatgaacaagaaccaccctaatatatatactttttaattatcctAACCCaattaaacattaaatcaataaaaaaaaacacaattcaTTATCAATATATTGTTAATCTTATTTTGCATACAACatacttgttttaatttattttactcgtAAGTTACTTGATAatgttcatttaattttttttatttattaaaaccattCTAAACTTTAGTCATTACCTCAGATGACTTTAATGTTCTTGCTGGACCATTGATAGAATGTGCAAATAAATTTGGATGTTGTGAAGATGGCATAACACCAGCATTAGGAAATGATTTTCAAGGGTGTCCAAGTAtgtctttttatataaagttttttgtaatgatGTGTTCtattctttgtattttattCAGTGTATAGatctattaattatttgttatatttatttatttgctttatacttcttatttttattataatatctcagtaattttaattttataaaatatttttatttttaaaaaatgaatatttattatttttatttattttgaattgtttttactactatatttatataaataattgtatttatataaatttataagtttattatattcAGAACTAAAACTTGTTTACTAATAACGACaatcaaaatattgataatactgaaaatagttatgtatttttatttttatagggTATATGTCTTTTTGTGAGATGCCTCCTGCTTCTGGGTCCTGTACTGATAACactattaaatacttttacaatCCTGAGAAGATGTTatgtgaagattttttttatggaGGGTGTGGTGGAAatgcaaataattttgaaagtgTTGAATTGTGTATGAAtgaatgtaataataaaatgatagaattaaaaaaacaaaatgttgcaTTAAATACACATCAAATAGCAACTACTATTCAGACTACCAATGACCAAACAGCATTCACAGgtcaaacatttttaacagaAGAAACATCTGATGActtatcatcaaaaaaatatatacatacagaaTTGACTTTATCAAATCATAATGAAATGActataaataatgatttattttcaaCTGTTGACCCAGTAGCTTCATCAGAAGAAATTATTTCTAGCGTTCCATCAAAAAATTATGGTTCAACCAATAAGTTGATTGAGTTATCTGTGTCTTCAACTAATGAAGTTAACTATATAAGAGGTTCTGCAAACATAGTTACAGAATCAAGTTCTTCACTTCCAAATGATTTGACTGCGAATGATGTCTTATCTTCAACTATTGAACCTCTAGCTACTACAGAAGTAGCTACTTTTAGCGTTTTGCCAAAAGGTTATGATTCAACTAATGGGGTGATTGAGTTATCTATGTATTCAACTGATGAGGTTAACTCTATAAAAGATTCAACAGAAAAAGTTACAGAATCACGTTCTTCACTGCCAAATGATTTGACTGCAGATGATGTCTTGTCTTCAACTAATGAACCAATTGCTACTACAGAAAAGGTTGCTTTTAGTGTTTCGTCAAAAGGTTATGATTCAACAGATAAGGTGACTGAGTTATCTTTAACCGATAAAGTTAACTCTATAAAAAATTCTACAGAAATAGTTACAGAATCAAGTTCTTTACTGCCAAATGACTTGACTGCAAATGATGTCTTATCTTCAACTATTGAACCAATAGCTACTACAGAAAAGGTTGCTTTTAGTGTTTCTTCAAAACGTTATGATTCAACAGATAAGGTGATGGAGTTATCTATGTCTTCAACTGATGAGGTTAACTCTATAAAAGATTCAACAGAAATAGTTACAGAATCAAGTTCTTCACTGCCAAATCATTTGACTGCAAATGATGTCTTGTCTTCAACTATTGAACCAATAGCTACTACAGAAAAGATTGCTTTTAGTGTTTCGTCAAAAGGTTATGGCTCAACAGATAAGATGATTGGGTTGGCTTTAACTGATGAGGTTAACTCTATAAAAGAATCTACAGAAATAGTTACAGAATTAAGTTCTTTGCTGCCAAATGATTTGACTGTGAATGATGTCTTATCTTCAACTATTGAACCAATGGCTACTACAAAAGAGGTTGTTTTCAGTGTTTCATCAAAAGGTTACGATTTAACTATTGGGGAGATTGAGTTATCTATGTCTTCAACTGATGAGGTTAACTCAATAAAAGACTCTGCAGACATAATTACAGAATCACGCTCTTCACTGCCAAATGATTTGACTACGAATGATGTCTTATCTTCAACTATTGAACCAATGGCTACTACAAAAGAGGTTGCTTTTAGTGTTTCATCAAAAGAATACATTTCAACAGATATGGTGACTGAGTTATCTTTAACTGATAAAGTTAACTCTTTAAAAGATTCTACAGAAATTGTTACAGAATCAAGTTCTTTACTGCCAAAAGATTTGACTGCAAATGATGTCTTATCTTCAACTATTGAACCAATAGCTACTACAGAAAAGGTTGCTTTTAGCGTTTCATCAAATGGTTATGATCCAATAGATAAGGTGATGGAGTTATCTATGTCTTCAACTGATGAGGTTAACTCTATAAAAGATTCAACAGAAATAGTTACAGAATCAAGTTCTTTACTGCGAAATGATTTGACACCAAATGATATTTTGTCTTCAACTATTGAACCAATATCTACTACAGAAGAGGTTGCTGTCAGTGTTTCGTCAAAAGGTTATGATTCAACTAATGGGGTGATTGAGTTGTCTATGTCATCAACTGATGAGGTTAACTCAATAAAAGATTCTGCAAACATAGTTACTGAATCAAGTTCTTCACTGCCAAATGATTTGACTACAATTGATGTTTTATCTTCAACTATTGATCCACTAGCTACTACAGAAGAGATTGCTTTTAGTGTTTCTTCAACAGGTTATGATTCAACAGATAAGGTGATTGAGTTATCTTTAACTGATGAGGTTAAATCAATAAAAGATTCTGCAGACATAGTTACAGAATTAGGTTCTTCACTGCCAAATGATTTGACAGAAATTGTCACAGAATCAAGTTCTTTACTGCCAAAAGATTTGACTGCAAATGATGTCTTATCTTCAACTATTGAACCTATAGCTACTACAGAACATGTTGCTTTTAGTGTTTTGTCAAAAGGTTATAATTCAACAAATAAGGTGATGAAGTTATCTATGTCTTCAACTGATGAGGTTAACACTATAAAAGATTCAACAGAAATAGTTACAGAATCAAGTTCTTTACTGCGAAGTGATTCGACTgtgaataatattttgttttcgaCTATTGAACCAATAACTATTACAGAAGAGATTGCTTTAAGTGTTTCTTCAACAGGTTATGATTCAACAGATAAGGTGATTGAGTTATCTTTAACTGATGAGGTTAACTCTATAAAAGAATCCACAGAAATAGTTACAGAATTAAGTTCTTCACTGCCAAATGATTTGACTGCGAATGATGTCTTATCTTCAACTATTAAACCATTGCTTTCTATAAAAGAGGTTGCTTTAAGTGTATCATCAAAAGAATGCGATTCAACAGATAAGGCGAATGAGTTATCTTTAACCGATAAAGTTAACTCTATAAAAGATTCTACAGAAATAGTTACAGAATCAAGTTCTTCACTGCCAAATGATTTGATTGGGAATGATGTCTTATCTTCAACTATTGAACCTCTAGCTACTACAGAAGTAGTTGCTTTTAGCGTTTTGTCAAAAGGTTATGACTCAACTAATGGGGTGATTGAGTTGTCTATGTCTTTAACTGATGAGATTAActctataaaacattttgcagaAATAGTTACAGAGCCAAGTTCTTTACTGCCAAATGATTTGACAGCGAATGATGCCTTATATTCAACTATTGAACCAGTAGCTACTACAGAAGAGATTGCTTTAAGTGTTTCTTCAACAGGTTATGATTCAACAGATAAGGTGATTGAGTTATCTTTAACTGATGAGGTTAAACCAATGAAAGTTTCTACTGACATAGTTACAGAATCAAGTTCTTCACTGCCAAATGATTTGACTGTGAATGATGTCTTATCTTCAACTTTTGAACCAATGGCTACTACAAAAGAGGTTGCTTTTAGCGTTTCATCAATAGAATACGTTTCAACAGATATGGTGACTGAGTTTTCTTTAACTGATAAAGTTAACTCTATAATTGATTCTACAGAAATTGTTACAGAATCAAGTTCTTTAATGCCAAAAGATTTGACTGTAAATGATGTTTTATCTTCAACTATTGAACCAATAGCTACTACAGAACAGGTTGCTTTTAGTGTTTCGTCAAAAGGTTATGATTCAACAGATAAGGTGATAGAGTTATCCATGTCTTCAACTGATGAAGTTAACTCAATGAAAGATTCTAGAGACATAGTTACAGAATCAAGTTCTTCACTGCCAAATGATTTGACTGTGAATAATGTCTTATCTTCAACTATTGAACCAAAAGCTATTACTGAAGAGGTTGCTGTCAGTGTTTCGTCAAAAGGTTATGATTCGGCTATTGGGGTGATTGAGTTTTCTATGTCCTCAACTGATGAGgttagttttattaaagaatcCACAGAAATAGTCACAGAATCAAGTTCTTCACTCCCAAATAATTTGATTGGAAATGATTTCTTATCTTCAACTATTGAACCTCTAGCTACTACAGAAGTAGTTGCTTTAAGCGTTTCACCAAAAGGTTATGATTCAACTAATGGGGTAATTGAGTTATCTATGTCTTCAACTGATGAGGTTAAATCAATGAAAGATGCTGCAGACATAGTTACCGAATCAAGTTCTTCACTGCCAAATGATTTGACTGTAAATAATGTCCTACCTTCAACTATTGAACCATTAGCTGCTACAGAAGAGATTGCTTTTAGTGTTTCGTCAAAAGGTTTTGATTCAACAGATAAGGTGACTGAGTTATCTTTCACTGATGAGGTGAACTTAATAAAAGTATCCACAGAAATAGTCACAGAATCAAGTTCTTCACTGCCAAATAATTTGATTGGAAATGATGTCTTATCTTCAACTATTGAACCTCTAGCTACTGCAGAAGTAGTTGCTTTTAGCGTTTCGCCAAAAGGTTATGATTCAACTAATGAAGTGATTGAGTTATCTATGTCATCAACTGATGAGGTTAACTCAATGAAAGATTCTGCAAACATAGTTACTGAATCAAGTTCTTCATTGCCAAATGATTTGACTACAATTGATGTTTTATCTTCAACTATTAATCCACTAGCTACTACAGAAGAGATTGCTTTTAGTGTTTCTTCAACAGGTTATGATTCAGCAGATAAGGTGATTGAGTTATCTTTCACTGATGAGGTGAACTTTATAAAAGTATCTACAGAAATAGTCGCAGAGTCAAGTTCTTTGCTGCCAAATGTTTCGACTGGGAATAATGTCTTATCTTCAACTATTGAACCAATAGCTACTACAGAAAAGGTTGCTTTTAGCGTTTCATCAAATGGTTATGATCCAATAGATAAGGTGATGGAGTTATCTATGTCTTCAACTGATGAGGTTAACTCTATAAAAGATTCAACAGAAATAGTTACAGAATCAAGTTCTTTACTGCGAAATGATTTGACACCAAATGATATTTTGTCTTCAACTATTGAACCAATATCTACTACAGAAGAGGTTGCTGTCAGTGTTTCGTCAAAAGGTTATGATTCAACTAATGGGGTGATTGAGTTGTCTATGTCATCAACTGATGAGGTTAACTCAATAAAAGATTCTGCAAACATAGTTACTGAATCAAGTTCTTCACTGCCAAATGATTTGACTACAATTGATGTTTTATCTTCAACTATTGATCCACTAGCTACTACAGAAGAGATTGCTTTTAGTGTTTCTTCAACAGGTTATGATTCAGCAGATAAGGTGATTGAGTTATCTTTCACTGATGAGGTGAACTTTATAAAAGTATCTACAGAAATAGTCGCAGAGTCAAGTTCTTTGCTGCCAAATGTTTCGACTGGGAATAATGTCTTATCTTCAACTATTGAACCAATAGCTACTACAGAAGAGATTGCTTTTAGTGTTTTATCAAAAGGTTTTGATTCAACAAATAAGCTGTCTGAGTT
Above is a window of Hydra vulgaris chromosome 10, alternate assembly HydraT2T_AEP DNA encoding:
- the LOC101239976 gene encoding serine-rich adhesin for platelets isoform X3, with amino-acid sequence MWIDLLLIYLLVELTEATSDGERRLNTKLINFLKSSLYIEKRFRRDLLSQVNGKGNIVFEDNCHPSIPLVSCEKNYCDFASCPNFPNAECHLNLCGKCEPVYYFEGNKVDCYDFQTNSPPHISPKTNEIKFDDNCTSDVPLVTCSNNPCKAHKCNSYPNAECHVNLCGTCEANFYVNGQQVLCNTTQTNDQLSQCFKERQRIIENKNLNKFVVDCDLNGAYKPLQCWPFVGLCWCVNKNGEEMFGTRSYFPNKPNCEILLEDCRSKEYGCCPDNKTAAQGFHHQGCSNVIKSCQVSLFGCCDDQITFAKGPNQKGCSRLVSKCEHLRSIAQQIFSFQPQCDKQGHFNPIQCWDTLDQCWCVNKDGIELKGTRLKGKQPDCSAVACEDKSNDCHRFAIVPGFCFRLKRYMTEYCRKSCGFCKEVSVVKHEPVRRGCSSPFGCCSDYISPAKGPDSYMCPLYSSVCSMPKVVGECYGYFPRYFYNQETNTCELFVYGGCRGNGNNFADLNECEEKCLEELTPTKVSTTQLAELGIDMNVKETNKIITSDDFNVLAGPLIECANKFGCCEDGITPALGNDFQGCPRYMSFCEMPPASGSCTDNTIKYFYNPEKMLCEDFFYGGCGGNANNFESVELCMNECNNKMIELKKQNVALNTHQIATTIQTTNDQTAFTGQTFLTEETSDDLSSKKYIHTELTLSNHNEMTINNDLFSTVDPVASSEEIISSVPSKNYGSTNKLIELSVSSTNEVNYIRGSANIVTESSSSLPNDLTANDVLSSTIEPLATTEVATFSVLPKGYDSTNGVIELSMYSTDEVNSIKDSTEKVTESRSSLPNDLTADDVLSSTNEPIATTEKVAFSVSSKGYDSTDKVTELSLTDKVNSIKNSTEIVTESSSLLPNDLTANDVLSSTIEPIATTEKVAFSVSSKRYDSTDKVMELSMSSTDEVNSIKDSTEIVTESSSSLPNHLTANDVLSSTIEPIATTEKIAFSVSSKGYGSTDKMIGLALTDEVNSIKESTEIVTELSSLLPNDLTVNDVLSSTIEPMATTKEVVFSVSSKGYDLTIGEIELSMSSTDEVNSIKDSADIITESRSSLPNDLTTNDVLSSTIEPMATTKEVAFSVSSKEYISTDMVTELSLTDKVNSLKDSTEIVTESSSLLPKDLTANDVLSSTIEPIATTEKVAFSVSSNGYDPIDKVMELSMSSTDEVNSIKDSTEIVTESSSLLRNDLTPNDILSSTIEPISTTEEVAVSVSSKGYDSTNGVIELSMSSTDEVNSIKDSANIVTESSSSLPNDLTTIDVLSSTIDPLATTEEIAFSVSSTGYDSTDKVIELSLTDEVKSIKDSADIVTELGSSLPNDLTEIVTESSSLLPKDLTANDVLSSTIEPIATTEHVAFSVLSKGYNSTNKVMKLSMSSTDEVNTIKDSTEIVTESSSLLRSDSTVNNILFSTIEPITITEEIALSVSSTGYDSTDKVIELSLTDEVNSIKESTEIVTELSSSLPNDLTANDVLSSTIKPLLSIKEVALSVSSKECDSTDKANELSLTDKVNSIKDSTEIVTESSSSLPNDLIGNDVLSSTIEPLATTEVVAFSVLSKGYDSTNGVIELSMSLTDEINSIKHFAEIVTEPSSLLPNDLTANDALYSTIEPVATTEEIALSVSSTGYDSTDKVIELSLTDEVKPMKVSTDIVTESSSSLPNDLTVNDVLSSTFEPMATTKEVAFSVSSIEYVSTDMVTEFSLTDKVNSIIDSTEIVTESSSLMPKDLTVNDVLSSTIEPIATTEQVAFSVSSKGYDSTDKVIELSMSSTDEVNSMKDSRDIVTESSSSLPNDLTVNNVLSSTIEPKAITEEVAVSVSSKGYDSAIGVIEFSMSSTDEVSFIKESTEIVTESSSSLPNNLIGNDFLSSTIEPLATTEVVALSVSPKGYDSTNGVIELSMSSTDEVKSMKDAADIVTESSSSLPNDLTVNNVLPSTIEPLAATEEIAFSVSSKGFDSTDKVTELSFTDEVNLIKVSTEIVTESSSSLPNNLIGNDVLSSTIEPLATAEVVAFSVSPKGYDSTNEVIELSMSSTDEVNSMKDSANIVTESSSSLPNDLTTIDVLSSTINPLATTEEIAFSVSSTGYDSADKVIELSFTDEVNFIKVSTEIVAESSSLLPNVSTGNNVLSSTIEPIATTEKVAFSVSSNGYDPIDKVMELSMSSTDEVNSIKDSTEIVTESSSLLRNDLTPNDILSSTIEPISTTEEVAVSVSSKGYDSTNGVIELSMSSTDEVNSIKDSANIVTESSSSLPNDLTTIDVLSSTIDPLATTEEIAFSVSSTGYDSADKVIELSFTDEVNFIKVSTEIVAESSSLLPNVSTGNNVLSSTIEPIATTEEIAFSVLSKGFDSTNKLSEFALTDEVNSIKESTEIVTESSSSLPNDLTVNDVSSSIIEPLVSTEKVVFSETSGSVSENIEFFMPSTDNVSTTEDSLASLFKKSSSSLNKLNSLLSSSQVAAISTTVSTLSSKRFFGGIIKSDKNNDDGNGFLSGSEISEIHNDILNTYNLTSSLQHSESTTNSPKVKSDNFKSIVEDIIQPTTPSSLDSSISLSHVCKLPFNKGQCTMLSPRYYYNSLLNQCLLFVYGGCGGNGNNFKTENECSMKCSNKSLIRENDLNTNKKCGSLYGCCLDNINGARGPNFLGCPKYNSSCDYPPAYGPCRANLARWFYDGRKKECNTFSWGGCEGNENSFETEVDCLLQCGDDKQEYTDIFDESLETVLYPGCESDYGCCSDGLNKAKGPNQEGCPVYASECDMPNVPGNGNERLIRYIYDGLKRKCNAFVYSGKGGNLNNFVSITECEKKCEKSCEDSLPSYCAEWKNLNFCTDRPTIMNEYCKKTCNMCT